The Chryseobacterium scophthalmum genome has a window encoding:
- a CDS encoding helix-turn-helix domain-containing protein, translated as MENQEVEIYNSVSEYNKMLKHETLHPMVSVVDFSKSDPICQHTRQFGFYTVFLKDVMCGDMQYGKHSYDYQEGTLVFIAPGQTYGIYNAGTYIQPAGFALIFHPDLLKGTNLGRNIRDYNFFSYDVHEALHLSEKEREIILECFKNIKLELEQAIDKHSKSLIVNNIELFLNYCMRFYDRQFITRDHVNQNFIGKFEKSLDDYLKSDKPKNLGFPMVNYFAEQLNLSANYFGDLIKKELGISAQEFIHNKLIDVAKDQIFDASKSISQISYDLGFKYPQHFTRLFKSKVGVSPSEFKSLN; from the coding sequence ATGGAAAATCAGGAAGTTGAAATATACAACAGTGTTTCAGAATACAATAAAATGCTGAAGCACGAAACATTGCACCCGATGGTAAGTGTGGTAGATTTTTCTAAATCTGATCCTATTTGTCAGCATACAAGACAGTTTGGTTTTTATACCGTTTTTCTGAAAGATGTAATGTGTGGTGATATGCAATACGGAAAACACAGCTATGATTATCAGGAAGGAACTCTGGTTTTCATCGCTCCGGGACAGACTTATGGGATTTATAATGCAGGAACTTATATTCAGCCTGCAGGTTTTGCCTTAATTTTTCATCCAGATTTATTGAAAGGAACCAATTTGGGAAGAAACATCCGAGACTACAATTTCTTTTCTTATGATGTTCATGAAGCGTTGCATCTTTCAGAAAAAGAAAGGGAAATTATTTTAGAATGTTTTAAAAATATAAAACTTGAGCTCGAGCAAGCCATTGATAAACATAGCAAATCACTAATTGTTAATAATATTGAATTGTTTCTGAATTACTGCATGCGTTTTTACGACCGTCAGTTTATTACACGAGATCACGTTAATCAGAATTTTATAGGAAAGTTTGAGAAATCTTTAGATGATTATTTGAAATCTGATAAACCTAAAAATCTGGGCTTTCCGATGGTTAATTATTTTGCTGAACAGCTTAATCTTTCAGCGAACTATTTTGGCGATTTAATTAAAAAAGAGCTCGGAATTTCTGCTCAGGAATTTATTCATAATAAACTGATCGATGTGGCAAAAGATCAGATTTTTGATGCATCAAAATCCATCAGTCAAATTTCTTACGATTTGGGATTTAAATATCCGCAGCATTTTACAAGATTGTTCAAAAGTAAAGTAGGGGTTTCTCCAAGCGAATTTAAATCTCTGAATTAA
- a CDS encoding NAD(P)-dependent alcohol dehydrogenase, with product MDTFTVKAFGAESKTADLAEMSIERREVTANDIEIEILYCGVCHSDLHTARNDWGGSKYPSVPGHEIIGKITKVGSEVSKFKVGDLAGVGCIVDSCGHCNSCKHDLEQYCENGFTGTYNGNDKHLGGHTFGGYSQKVVVDAGHVLKIPANLDLAAVAPLLCAGITTWSPLRHWNVGSDSKVAVVGLGGLGHMAIKLAKGLGAEVTLFSRTPGKTEDAKKLGADHVIISTDEEQMNSVKGKFDLIIDTVPYDHDVNPYITTLTINGTHVLVGFIGKMEDSLFTPPMIMGRKSVAGSVIGGIAETQEMLDFCGEHNIVSEIEIIKMQDINEAYERMLKSDVRYRFVIDMKSL from the coding sequence ATGGACACATTTACCGTAAAAGCTTTTGGAGCAGAATCTAAAACTGCTGATTTAGCAGAAATGAGTATTGAGAGAAGAGAAGTAACCGCAAATGATATAGAAATTGAAATTCTGTATTGCGGAGTTTGCCACTCTGATCTTCACACCGCAAGAAACGATTGGGGAGGATCGAAATACCCTTCTGTTCCCGGACATGAAATTATCGGAAAAATTACAAAAGTAGGAAGTGAAGTTTCTAAATTCAAAGTTGGCGATCTTGCAGGAGTTGGTTGTATCGTAGATTCTTGCGGACATTGTAACAGCTGTAAACATGATTTGGAACAATATTGTGAAAACGGATTTACAGGAACTTACAATGGAAATGACAAGCATTTGGGAGGTCATACTTTTGGAGGATATTCTCAAAAAGTAGTTGTGGACGCAGGTCACGTTTTAAAAATCCCGGCAAATCTAGATCTGGCTGCAGTTGCACCACTTCTTTGTGCAGGAATTACAACCTGGTCACCTTTAAGACACTGGAATGTTGGTTCTGATTCTAAAGTTGCCGTTGTTGGTTTAGGCGGATTGGGACATATGGCAATTAAGCTTGCAAAAGGTTTAGGAGCTGAAGTAACTTTATTCTCAAGAACTCCGGGAAAAACTGAAGATGCTAAAAAATTAGGCGCAGATCACGTCATTATTTCGACTGATGAAGAGCAAATGAATTCTGTAAAAGGAAAATTTGATTTAATTATTGACACTGTACCTTACGATCATGATGTAAATCCTTATATCACCACTTTAACGATTAACGGAACTCATGTTTTGGTAGGATTTATCGGTAAAATGGAAGACAGCTTGTTTACTCCACCAATGATCATGGGAAGAAAATCGGTTGCAGGATCTGTGATCGGAGGTATTGCCGAAACTCAGGAAATGCTTGATTTCTGCGGTGAACATAATATTGTTTCTGAAATAGAAATCATCAAAATGCAAGACATCAACGAAGCATATGAAAGAATGCTGAAAAGCGATGTGAGATACCGTTTTGTGATTGATATGAAATCTTTGTAA
- a CDS encoding winged helix-turn-helix transcriptional regulator has translation MAAIKESSTIQQNKKIALDLCPVTYVMEKIGGYWKPIILYHLSTSDKRYSELKRAIPAITEKMLIQHLKQLENDGLVIRTAKPVVPPHVTYNLSQSGKGLIPVIHSMAEWAFKEMEGEYK, from the coding sequence ATGGCAGCTATTAAAGAAAGTTCTACTATTCAGCAGAATAAAAAAATTGCATTAGATCTTTGTCCCGTAACGTATGTGATGGAGAAAATCGGTGGATACTGGAAACCTATTATTTTATATCATCTTTCTACAAGTGACAAAAGATACAGTGAACTGAAACGTGCAATTCCTGCGATCACAGAAAAAATGCTTATTCAACATTTAAAGCAACTGGAAAACGACGGATTAGTGATCAGAACGGCAAAACCTGTTGTTCCGCCACATGTTACCTATAATTTAAGCCAATCCGGAAAAGGATTAATTCCCGTCATTCACTCAATGGCAGAATGGGCTTTCAAAGAAATGGAAGGTGAGTACAAATAA
- a CDS encoding NmrA family NAD(P)-binding protein, whose amino-acid sequence MKIIITGSLGNVAKPLVQQLIGEGHDITVISSNETKKDEIETLGAKSAIGSIADLDFLVKTFEGADAAFLMTPPNMGGGNIVENTINAGKNYAEAIKQTGLKRVVMLSSIGAESPIENGPIKGLHFIERFYNELENTSVTFLRAGYFYLNFFNDIPLIKNAGIIGANFSGETKVPLVHPKDIAKAAAEELVKNFEGKNVKYIVSDERKASEFAQVFGNAIGKPDLPWIEFKDEDSLNGMLQAGLPQEMAELYTEMGRGIRTGVVQKDFIEHGSVVDGEIKLEEFAKEFAEKFNA is encoded by the coding sequence ATGAAAATTATCATCACAGGTTCATTAGGAAATGTAGCAAAACCACTTGTTCAACAATTAATTGGCGAAGGTCATGATATTACCGTAATCAGCAGTAACGAAACTAAGAAAGACGAAATAGAAACTTTAGGTGCAAAATCAGCAATCGGTTCTATTGCTGATTTAGATTTTTTAGTTAAAACTTTTGAAGGAGCAGATGCAGCATTTTTAATGACTCCGCCAAATATGGGCGGGGGTAATATTGTTGAAAACACCATTAATGCAGGAAAAAATTATGCAGAGGCGATCAAACAAACCGGATTAAAGAGAGTTGTCATGTTAAGCAGTATCGGCGCTGAGTCACCTATTGAAAACGGACCGATTAAAGGGTTACACTTTATTGAAAGATTCTACAATGAACTGGAAAATACTTCTGTCACATTTTTAAGAGCCGGATATTTTTATTTAAACTTCTTTAATGATATTCCTTTGATTAAAAATGCAGGAATTATAGGAGCCAATTTCTCTGGAGAGACAAAAGTTCCGTTGGTACACCCTAAAGATATTGCCAAAGCTGCAGCTGAAGAATTGGTTAAGAACTTTGAAGGCAAAAATGTAAAATATATTGTAAGTGATGAGCGTAAAGCTTCTGAATTCGCTCAAGTTTTTGGAAACGCCATCGGTAAACCCGACCTTCCTTGGATTGAATTTAAAGACGAAGATTCTTTAAATGGAATGCTTCAAGCCGGACTTCCTCAGGAAATGGCTGAATTGTACACCGAAATGGGAAGAGGAATCAGAACGGGTGTTGTACAAAAGGATTTTATTGAACATGGTTCTGTTGTTGATGGAGAGATTAAATTAGAAGAATTTGCAAAGGAATTTGCTGAAAAATTTAATGCTTAA
- a CDS encoding alkaline phosphatase family protein has product MKRGIQIVLLFFSLMIYAQNSPVDTAQIVVSDRINNAEAMQKPYVIMISADGFRYDYAKKYNAQNLLKYSNEGIQAKAMTPSYPSITFPNHWTLITGLYPSHHGLIDNFFYDYQRKEAYAMSNRQNAEDGSWYGGTPLWSLAEKQGTISASLQWVGSASDAGGMRPTYYYPYHEKFIPSEKVDKVINWLKLPEDKRPHFISLYFPEVDGAGHRFGPDTKETKVAVHLVDNAIGELVQKVNQLGLKNVNFIFVSDHGMIKVDGGNPLKIPQMLFDKNRFDYYNSQTLLRVYVKNSDEVKKVYKELKANKTDDYEVYLDKKLPKYLHFATKDDRYNRIGQILLIPKAPKIFLERDKRTSVGKHGYNPRIVPETKATFFAWGPNLNNNLVIDEFENINVYPLVAEILGLNITQPIDGKLKVLKETLKK; this is encoded by the coding sequence ATGAAGCGAGGAATACAAATTGTACTGCTGTTTTTTTCTTTAATGATCTATGCTCAGAATAGCCCTGTCGATACGGCTCAGATTGTCGTTTCAGACCGAATAAATAATGCTGAAGCAATGCAAAAACCATATGTCATCATGATCTCTGCAGATGGTTTCAGATATGATTATGCTAAAAAATACAATGCTCAAAATCTTTTAAAATATTCAAATGAAGGGATTCAGGCAAAAGCAATGACTCCAAGTTATCCAAGTATTACTTTCCCAAATCACTGGACATTAATCACTGGATTATATCCTTCTCATCATGGTTTAATAGATAATTTTTTCTACGATTATCAACGTAAAGAAGCTTACGCAATGAGCAATCGCCAAAACGCTGAAGACGGAAGTTGGTACGGTGGAACTCCGCTTTGGAGCTTGGCAGAAAAACAAGGGACGATCAGTGCTTCTTTGCAATGGGTAGGTTCTGCAAGTGATGCAGGTGGAATGAGACCAACATATTATTATCCCTATCACGAAAAATTTATACCTTCTGAAAAAGTGGATAAAGTAATTAACTGGCTAAAACTTCCTGAAGACAAAAGACCGCACTTTATTTCATTATACTTTCCGGAAGTTGACGGTGCAGGACATCGTTTCGGACCAGACACAAAAGAGACAAAAGTGGCTGTTCATTTAGTGGATAATGCGATAGGAGAGTTGGTTCAGAAAGTAAATCAATTAGGTTTAAAAAATGTCAATTTTATCTTCGTTTCCGATCATGGAATGATAAAAGTTGATGGCGGAAATCCTCTCAAAATTCCTCAAATGCTTTTTGATAAAAACAGATTCGATTATTATAATTCTCAGACTTTATTAAGAGTTTATGTGAAAAATTCTGATGAGGTTAAGAAAGTTTATAAAGAATTAAAAGCCAATAAAACCGATGATTATGAAGTTTATCTGGATAAAAAATTACCAAAATATTTGCATTTTGCAACGAAAGACGACCGATACAATAGAATCGGGCAAATTTTATTGATCCCAAAAGCTCCAAAAATATTTTTAGAAAGAGATAAAAGAACTTCGGTCGGAAAACACGGTTATAATCCTAGAATCGTCCCTGAAACGAAAGCTACATTCTTCGCTTGGGGACCGAATCTTAATAACAACTTAGTAATTGATGAATTTGAGAATATCAATGTTTATCCTTTGGTGGCTGAAATTTTGGGTTTAAATATCACACAGCCGATTGATGGAAAATTGAAGGTTTTAAAAGAAACATTAAAGAAATAA